In Cervus elaphus chromosome 3, mCerEla1.1, whole genome shotgun sequence, the following proteins share a genomic window:
- the LOC122679153 gene encoding GTP-binding nuclear protein Ran-like: protein MAAQGEPQVQFKLVLVGDGGTGKTTFVKRHLTGEFEKKYVATLGVEVHPLVFHTNRGPIKFNVWDTAGQEKFGGLRDGYYIQAQCAIIMFDVTSRVTYKNVPNWHRDLVRVCENIPIVLCGNQVDIKDRKVKAKSIVFHRKKNLQYYDISAKSNYNFEKPFLWLARKLIGDPNLEFVAMPALAPPEVVMDPALAAQYEHDLEVAQTTALPHEDDDL from the coding sequence ATGGCTGCCCAAGGAGAACCCCAAGTTCAGTTCAAACTTGTTTTGGTTGGTGATGgtggtactggaaaaactacattcGTGAAGCGTCATCTGACTGGTGAATTTGAGAAGAAGTATGTAGCTACCTTGGGTGTTGAGGTCCATCCTCTTGTGTTCCATACCAACAGAGGACCTATTAAGTTCAATGTATGGGATACAGCTGGTCAGGAGAAATTTGGTGGACTGAGAGATGGCTATTATATACAAGCTCAGTGTGCCATTATAATGTTTGACGTAACATCAAGAGTTACTTACAAGAATGTGCCTAACTGGCATAGAGATCTGGTACGAGTGTGTGAGAACATCCCAATTGTGTTGTGTGGCAACCAAGTGGATATTAAGGACAGAAAGGTTAAGGCAAAGTCAATTGTCTTCCACCGAAAGAAGAATCTTCAGTACTATGACATTTCTGCCAAAAGTAACTACAACTTTGAAAAGCCCTTCCTCTGGCTTGCTAGAAAATTGATTGGAGACCCTAACTTGGAGTTTGTCGCCATGCCTGCTCTTGCCCCGCCAGAGGTGGTCATGGACCCAGCCTTGGCAGCACAGTACGAGCACGATTTAGAGGTTGCTCAGACAACTGCTCTCCCGCATGAAGATGATGACCTGTGA